Genomic window (Microcaecilia unicolor chromosome 8, aMicUni1.1, whole genome shotgun sequence):
AGGAATAGAGAAACAGGATGTTCATAACGGTTGCTCAGATTTGGGAAGAAACACGGATATAGGCCTTGCACAAGGCTGATAGGAGCTGAACCGGAGGAATAAAGACAGACAGACAATAAATAACACTAAATATTCTTtagacagttggggggggggggggggggttgtgtcagAGACCCTCAACACTGCAGTCCAAAAAAAGTAAGATATGGATCTGTTAAATTTAGAACATTAAAGGTAAAAAGTGAGGGGTGTGTTAATCCCAGATCATGAGTCATAAAACTAAATGAGGTCAGACATTCAACCCCCACTTCAACCAACAAATGCTGTTTCTGCAAACCATTCACccagccagtggcattcctaggggggctgacacctggggcggatcgctgatgtgccctgtccccccgggtgcagtgcgaccctcccccccggcgaaggaacacccccccccccccccgggtgcacgccgcctgttccagggaagagagagcacagaacgaacgtagtggacaggcgcgcggcaccccctccagcggcgtgcacccggggcggaccgcacccaccgcaccccccctaggaacgccagtgGACCCAGCACAACTTTCAGCGACAGGGATCTTGTGCATTCAGGTCCTGGTGATCGGAACAGcaatgctaatgacatgcaaatttaagcgtgGTCATAGCGTTGATCATGAGGGAATTCTTGGAGCGTTAAGGGGACGTGCTGAAGAGCAAgcccaggcacagtcctcctatagaagaggtttgacaggtccggacttttctcccagacctgtcaaaagcCCTGGTGGTACGGTGGATACCAGAacctgcactccccccccccccccccgaaaataaataaaaccctagTGATTCAGTGGGACACTTATCCCGGACCCcaagctcccccccaccccccgaaggCTAGCCTTATGTGGTAGTTAAACCCTGCCCgctgcatcccagaatgcaccaggcagggcagtGAACCACCATTTTGAGGAGAGACTGCTAGTCCCACCTCCTTTCTTCAAGGTAGGGGGAGCgccaccgctagaccaccagggctagacttTGGGACAGGGGAGGTTGGAGTCCTGGctaagggtcccactggaccaccaaggttttatttgcttttgggggggggtccaccagacctccagggcTGTGGCGGCCGGTCTCCCCTATTCCCCCGATTGGcacaaccctaacgccagctccgagttTGTGTCGGGTTTGCGGTGGGAGGAGCGCCCTTGCTTGGTGCGCTGCCCACTGAGTATTGGGGAGGAATGTGGGACACCCTCTTTCAcattcatttgcatgctcatGGAATTCAGAGCTGGGGAGCTCATTATTTCAAGCGCTCGCAGGCTCTGAATGTTCAGCGGTAGCAAATGTGGGTGTTAGACCGGCGCCAATCGCCTCTAGCGTCCACatctgcttctgagcatcagggcatcAATAAGTCACACATTTCAGTATTAAACAGCATGAATGCCATCACCCATCTTTTCCTGAGAGGACTGGTGGCCTCTCTTGCTTTCTTCTTCATCTTTGTGGGTTTTCAGTCCTACGACAGCAGGAAGACCTGACAGAAACTTTACCCCACACATACCCAATCACACACGTTTGGCCCAGCACGCATGTCAAGGGGCCCTCCTCTAACGCATTCTGAGCCACCGCTGCGGTGCTGTAAGGGTAGTTCAGTCAGAAAGGAAGCCCAGGACCTTTCAGCCTACACTACCCTAGAGAGGCCTGCTGTGTCCCTGCCACTCCGCAACAGGAacttatgcctttgtatcgctccatggtgcaaccgcaccccgaatattgtgtttaattctggtcaccacatttcaaaaaagatatagtggaattagaaaaggtgcggagaagggcgacgaaaatgataaaggggttgggacgacttccctatgaggaaaggctaaagcggctagggctcttcagcttggagaaaaggcggctgaggggatatatgatagaggtctataaaataatgagtggagttgaacgggtagatggcagcgtctgtttacgctttccaaaaatactaggactagggggcatacaatgaagctacaatgtagtaaatttaaaatgaatcggagaaaatttttcttcactcaacatgtaattaaactctggaattcgttgccagagaatgtgctaaaggtggttagctcagcggagtttaaaaaaggtttggacggcttcctaaaggaaaagtccatagaccattattaaatgggggaaatccactatttctgggataagcagtataaaatgtacttttttgggatcttgccaggtatttgtgacctggattggccactgttggaaacaggatgctgggcctgatggacctttggtctttcccagtatggcaatacttatgtgcttatgcaaaacaaatcagagaaattttttcttcactcaacgtgtaattaaactctggaatgcgctgcaagagaatgtggtaaaagcggttagcttagcggggtttaaaaaaggtctggacggcttcctaaaggaaaagtccatagaccattattaaaatggacttggggaaaatattttgtacttttttgggattggcctccgttggaaacaggatgctgggcttgatggacctttggtctgtaccagtatggcaatacttatgtacttatgtctgtgGCAATGTGGGTGGGGACACAACAAGCCTCTGGGCctttctatcttatctccccttgtGATGAGCTCTAGTTGCCTGACTGCAACAGCAAGATAGGGGAAGCACTGGGGAAGAAAAACAGGGAGATGCTAGTCTATGGCATGGGGAAGAGGGTTACAGTGAAATACTGGACTGTGGCAGCAACGGGGGACggatgagggaaggaggggagaagggatggGGAAATGTTGGAACCTACAGGGGAGGAAGATGAGGGACACGGAGATGCTGGATCACTGGGGAGGACAGGAAGGTGTTTCTGGactgcagagggagggagaggggacatgCTCGACTGAGGCAACTGGAGAGAGAATTGGGAGAAGGAATAGAGAGGAGATGGGAAGATGATAGActaggaaaggaaagagagagaatggtGAGATGCtagaatgggggtgggggttaagagagagaagggagataaTCACAAAGGAATACAATAGGCACATCTCCAAATTTATAACCTGAATGCACTACAAGAAAACCTTCACTCATTGGTGTCTCTGTTAACCAGCCCTATAACTCTGCATCACAGCATGAGACAGTGATTCCTGAAAGACATTAACGGGGAGGTCAGTTGCTACCGTCCCTTTTCTTTTGGCTTAGCACTTTCCTCCTGCAACTTTGTATTTACAGCTCAGTTGAAACGAGGGTTGTGATTGGCATTCCTGTGCAATGACCTAGGGATCTGCCATGTTTATATCCTTCTCCTGCCCCCAACATAGTTATGGCTAGATTTACTAGAAGATACTACTGCAGTACTGAGCGTTACTACGCATTAGTGCATCTCATTCTCTACCACAtcgctctgtatttgtttcatcaccggaggccgcctacgccacactgagcctgcaaataggtgggaaaatgtggggtacaaatgcaacaaataaataaatacgtgtaTTTACCAGGAGGTCCATTTTATGGcgtgggacctatttactaataatgcgCGTTAACAGcattagcacattttagtaaatctCTCCCTTTGTCTGGCCACTGGAATGACCAAATCTGGCCCACAGGTGTCACCCTTGAGCAATAACCATCACTCTCCTTCCCCCTGTGTCTGCTGTCTTCACTGCATCCCCAACCAAGAAGCTTGGAGCCATAAGTATGACTTGCCAATGTCCAGTGGTTAATGCAGACCCTGCCGTTTGAGATATGCATTAGATATTCAATGTTCTGCTCTACTTACCCAGGAGATAatggagaagaaagagaaggtAATGGCTGCCCTGGCGGCATCACCTTTCTGGAGGATGACTGGGTTGTCTCCTGTCCTCTGCCACTGGTTGGTCAGAAAGCAAAAACCTACAAACCACAGGAATGCCAGGAACCCTACAACACAACAGCATCACACAGCACTGTCAACACAAACAGAACGGCATCAGAAAGTGCAAACAGATTTTGCTCTACAACAATCACTAATCGATTTCCCTAGGATTTGTGATTATTTTGGGGGGTGGCCTGGCAGTTTCCTGCCGCTCCTTGGGGCTTTCAGCTCAGATGCAACAGGCATGAGCCTTCACTTGCATCAATCTAGGGTTTTTAAAAAACACCCCCTCCAACCCATTCACCAGTGATTTGGAGCAAAAGCCTGACTCGTTCTATCAGACAATTTCCCTAAAGGTTAAGgaaaggtacccaacggcggcAGCGGTGGAgatcgaaggggttggcggtggggggggggggggggggggcagggccaattCTACAGGGGCCCacacccccatggccccatgtagctacacccctgctactaCTCCGTtaactgagtaaatctctctttttctgcacccttctcttccactgctaactccagactccgttccttttatctcgctgcaccctacgcctggaataaacttcctgagcccctacgtcttgccccatccttggccacctttaaatctagactgaaagcccacctctttaacattgcttttgactcgtaaccacttgtaaccactcgcctccacctaccctcctctcctccttcctgtacacattaactgatttgatttgcttactttattttttgtctattagattgtaagctctttgagcagggactgtctttcttctatgtttgtgcagcgctgcttacgccttgtagcgctatagaaatgctaaatagtagtagtagtagtaggtttatcttgctgcaccatatgcctggaatagacttcctgagccggtacgtcaagctccatctctagccgtcttcaaatctaagctaaaagcccacctttttgatgctgcttttaactcctaacccttattcacttgttcagaacttttattttatcatcctcactttaatattcccttatctcttatttgtcctgtttgtctgtcctaattagattgtaagctctgttgagcagggactgtctctttatgtccagtgtacagcgctgcataagtctagtagcgctatagaaatgataagtagtagtagtatttttaaacatatttctgTGATTGTTTTTTTACATCAAAAATTTAGACTGTTGTGTAAACCAATTAAACAAAACTCcccttttaatgcattttgaactacatttttttttagataacacAATGTGAAAATGTCCACAGGATGAAGAGTTCTACATAGCAATGATACAAGAAATGttacaggggctcattttcaaagcacttacacttactaTGCAGCTTTacaagtccaagtgctttgaaaatacgcctcattggCTCTCTGCTCGGCCTCTCTTCCTGAAATATTTACCGAAGATAGTAAATTTCCAACCAGGTACTGCTCAGAATTCATTTCTAAGAGTGGCTGACTGCCCCCAAATGGAATATTAAAATCCCATGCCTGCCTTTCGGTCAACAGACTACAGAAGGGCAGGAGAGTACAGGTTCGTCTAGACTGAGGTTGCAGTACCACATCTTCTCTGTAAAGAAAACCCGGCAGTTGTGTAATGTCTTTCCTGCTTAAAGAGGGATGTGGGACATGGCGATAGTAATCTGCAACACTTCCCTACAAGGTTGGAATCCCAGAAAATAGGGCGAGGCTGGAGAAGAAGCAGCGCTAAGGATAAACCCCAAATTTCTGCAGGTTCTCTCTATGTCTCAAAAGAATCTTCAATCTatttataaataaaatgttaggggtcgatattcaaagtgtttaaccagccagaaacggcttctggccagttaaatcgcctgttcAGTGCTAACAATTCATTTTTAGTGGctaaattaatccccttattttcttactcctgttactctatcttacctatccatatgttccatctttgcttatgctctatgctgtctattaaaatgttttaatgtgtattgtgttggcactGTAATGTtgcagactatccagcttataatcgaaagtaatcgccggctatttcccgacacaaatcgggatatggccggcgatttcgcaaaagcggcgaaaagcgtataatcgaaagctacatttgtgacagcttcgccgctttcccttcgcctcgccggcgaaagttcaaaggggcgtgttggcagcgaagcgaaggcaggacatgggcaggcttgggcgtggctaccagatggccggctttcgcggataatggaaaaataaaacccagcgataagcagtatttcgccgggtttacttggtccttttattttcacgaccaagcctcaaaaaggtgccccaactgaccagatgaccaccggagggaatgggggatgacctccccttactcccccagtggtcgccaaccccctcccacactaaaattattaaaatacaaaccttttttgccagcctgtatgccagcctcaaatgtcatacccagcaccctgacagcagtatgcaggtccctggaacagttgttgttggttgcagtggactgcagaaaggcagagccaggcccatcccccccccccctacctgttccacttgtggtgggtaatgttgagccctcccaaaccccccaaaacccacatgtagatgccccccttcagcccttagggctagggtaatggtgcacacttgtgggcagtgggttttgggggggatttgggggactcagcacacaagggaagggtgctatgcacctggaagctaatttggttgtttataaaagatgtttgaagtgccccctagggtgcccggttggtgtcctggcatgtgagggggaccattgcactacaaatgctggctcctcccacggccaaatgccttggatttagccgggtttgagatcgccggcagttttttccattatcgcggaaaaacaaaagtggcgatctcaaacccggcgaaatccaaggcatttcgcgggccacaccgtattatcgaaaaaaaacaatggccggccatcttttttgaaaatatggttccggccagctgttgcgccgccgccaaaatagatcgctggcgacgttcgattattcccctctatgccatactttgaatatttttactgcggtaattctctattgcttatgttcgacttattcttgctgtgcaccTGCCTTaatgaattccttcagaaagaccgtaaataaatcctaataaattaataaatgatgTGACTCTCTTAATAATTGTTTCTCCAAGGCTGAATTGCCCAACTGGCTTCATTTTGCTTCTGCAACCTACCTGAGCACGCCAGGTCCAGCAGCACGGCTTTTTTCCTGTCTTTCACGCTGCTGATCTGGGGGAAGTATATGTCCAGAATAAAGAAGAAGACGCAGGCAAAAAAGGCCATGAAGCCAATTGAGACGCCGTAGTTACAGGCGGCCTCTGAAATGAAAATGCATCGCAACTGCTCAGTGTCTATGTTGACGTAGCCCTCGTTCAATATGGATGCAAAGACCACAATGGAGAAGATCTGAAAGAGTAAAAGAGACGGAGGCTGTAACTGGCTGCGGCCAACTGTGTTGttcagagaaaaagcagccagcGGTCTGCTCTAGTTCACCTCCCAGGCGTTACAGGGTCACAGACTTACAGAGGGGGCCATTCTACAACAGGGCATCAAAGATAGGCGCCTAGATGCGGTCCGTTGAGCGCAAATTCTGTAATGTCATCTGGgcgccaagattctgttatagaattaccagcATAAATTAGCATCTGCGCGCCAACCATTAGATAAGCCATATGCATTGCGCCTAAAAACAGCGCTTTAgcacgtaacttacagtattctgtaagttacgcacTTAAATGTGAGCCCCGCCCTTGTGttgtccccccacccccgtgcATTTACATGACAAGCAAACTATGCACCTAAATTACAGAACAGCGCTGAGCGTGCAGCTACAACTCACTACATTCGCCTACGTAAGCACTAGCATCCTATAATTTTACTACGCAAATGGTGCTTATATTTAGGTGTTACAGTTCAAGGTCCAtctttatttaatactagtaaaacaggcccgtttctgacacaaatgaaacaggcgctagcaaggttttcctcggagtgtgtatgtttgagagagagcgtgtgtgtgtgtgtgagagagaaagtgtgtgtgagagatggagtgtgtgtgagagacagtgtatgtgtgtgtgagagtgagtgtgtgagagagagagagagagagagagaatgtgtgagagtgtatgtgagagacagagtgagtgtgtgtggggctccgagttccatgaccccctccttccctccctccctccctccctctcctccaagttccaggccccccttccgtctgaggtgcaggcccccctcccttcctctcctcccctccaagttccatgccccccctccctctcctccccagcgtgctccatgcccccctttcctcggagtgtgtatgtttgagagcgagtgtgtgggtgagagatggagtgtgtatgtgagagagaatgagtgagaaagagacagacagagtgtatgtttgtgtcatagagagagtgtgtgagagacagagtgtgtgtgagtctgtgtgtgtgagagagagagtgtgtgagagagagtgtatgtgagagacagacagtgagtgtgtgtgtgtgagaaagtgaagccttgaagcatttgtgtgctctgtaaggctccatctcctcaattgatgacacgtagttccggaacgttgcaggaatgcttcaaggcttcactttctcagcttcagaatgttggaggtgcgttttattatataggatagcacAAATTGAGTAGTAACTAAGCAGTTTAGAAAATTAAAGGCCCCTTTTGCAAAGCGGCAGTAAGGCCAACGTTGGCTTACCGCTGGCTGAAAAGGAAGTACCAgcggctactgcagcagcccggtggttgTTCCCACCCCCAGTACGCCATCTTATCCGCCGCTACAAAAATctatttctttttgtagcaccgatGTGTACGTGGCAGTGATCAGGCAGTGCCGTAGTCTGCCCAGTTAACACCGGGTtggcgctggagcccttaccaccacctcaatggctggcggaaagggccctccccacccccttgaaatggccgcacggcaagtgtttcaattgccgcatggccatttcttaaaaaaaaaaaaaaaaaaaagacctgcagtgcacatcaaaaacatgttccaacaccagcgcaggcccccttttgccacagcttggtaaagggacccTAAAATAatgtggggagagggaggaaaaagAAATAAAGATAACCATAGAATCAAAAATACAAATAAGGGCCAAGAAAAATAATGAAGCCTCAAGAAACCaaagtgtgtgggggtggggggaggtgtcaAAAGAAtacaagccaatcagtggcagAAACGAGAACAAAAGCGCAataacctctggattgcaagaccggtgctctaaccactaggccactcctccactccattggcaCACTTAGCTTTTGCTGCCACTGACATGGCGTAAGAGGGGCACCTAAACATGGGCAAGCCAAAGTTCACATATAcggtccagtgcattttttctagcaaaataggtgccggtactcaaatgccaggccacccttcaggggcaaggtgatcactgagggacccgccccacaatagccaggccccctgcaaccagtcgcagaacctatgacaaggcagaattgatgtgtagagcctgagctcttttactataacttggggccatgggtcaattttagtagacaatggaaaaggtgccggtactcaaatgccaggccacccttccggggtggggtgatcactgagggacccaccccacaatagccagggcagaattggtgtgtagagcctgagctctttcattaaaacttggtgatcatgggtcaattttagcagacaatgaaaaaggtgccggtactcagtactcccaagtaccccctcaaaaaaagccctgcatataccactattctataacggaatcttaGCACCAAAATACTGTGTGCAGAGCACTGGAGTATCTAGACTGAGGAATTGTCCATAAACATGTAAAGTTCTAATACACACGTATGAAATAAACAACCAACGTGTTTCAGTGCAAGATGTAGagaaaatagagagagagagagagagaaaagtagaaaacttaaaacgaatcggagaacatttttcttcactcaacgtgtaattcattgccagaaaatgtggtaaaggcgattagcttagcacagtttaaaaaaaggtttggacggcttcctaaaggaaaagtccatagaccattattaaattggacttggggaaaatccactatttctgggataagcagtagaaaatgttttgtacttttttgggatcttgccgagtatttgtgacctggattggccactgttggaaacaggatgctgggcttgatggacctttggtctgtcccagtcaggcaatacttatgtaataatGCTTGAATGATGAAAGTTGATAAACCAATTTCTAAATCAACATAATCTGTTAAATACTGTGGCCCGTTCGCACAAGGGTCTAAACTGTGAAAGAAAATGTTAAATCAACAGCGAAAGTTCACTGGAAGCCGGTGCAGTATTTTC
Coding sequences:
- the SYNGR3 gene encoding synaptogyrin-3; protein product: MEGASYGAGRAGGSFEPLEFLLRPQTILRIICWIFSIVVFASILNEGYVNIDTEQLRCIFISEAACNYGVSIGFMAFFACVFFFILDIYFPQISSVKDRKKAVLLDLACSGFLAFLWFVGFCFLTNQWQRTGDNPVILQKGDAARAAITFSFFSIISWVVLTVKAFHQYRLGTDMSLFTSDHLDTGPSNGYQGYSTGSGVAGTEAYQSPPFTETHNTGLEGYQTPTY